A window from Tautonia rosea encodes these proteins:
- a CDS encoding cysteine hydrolase family protein — protein MPPLARVFVDVDTQRDFLDPDGSLFIEGAEAIRPNLARLTAFARAEGIPVIATACAHEPDEPDPEPFPAHCFVGTPGADRIEETQWPASLVLGPDDPFQPPQSVPEHLTIQKRRYDLFSHPEADRVISWYGRNEPTFVVYGVATDYCVACAVRGLRDRGYRVAIVTDAIEAVDPSASETVLAEFDRLGVERTTTDAVCGQR, from the coding sequence ATGCCTCCGCTCGCTCGTGTTTTCGTCGATGTGGACACCCAGCGCGACTTTCTCGATCCCGATGGTTCCCTCTTTATCGAAGGAGCCGAGGCGATCCGTCCCAACCTGGCCCGCCTCACCGCATTCGCCCGAGCCGAAGGCATTCCCGTGATTGCCACCGCGTGCGCTCACGAACCGGACGAGCCCGACCCCGAACCGTTTCCCGCTCACTGCTTCGTCGGGACTCCGGGGGCCGACCGAATCGAGGAAACCCAATGGCCAGCAAGCTTGGTTCTCGGCCCCGATGATCCTTTCCAGCCGCCCCAATCGGTTCCTGAGCATTTGACCATTCAGAAGCGCAGGTATGACCTTTTTTCACACCCCGAGGCCGATCGCGTCATCTCCTGGTACGGTCGGAACGAACCAACCTTCGTGGTCTACGGGGTGGCGACCGACTATTGCGTCGCCTGCGCAGTGCGGGGACTTCGAGACCGCGGCTATCGGGTCGCCATCGTAACCGACGCCATCGAGGCTGTTGATCCGTCGGCCTCGGAAACCGTCCTGGCCGAGTTCGACCGCCTGGGCGTCGAACGAACAACCACAGACGCCGTTTGCGGTCAGAGATAA
- a CDS encoding HAD family hydrolase produces MHDKPTLFFDVGGVLLTNGFDTASRKLAAQQFGIDYQEFQTRHEMSKTAIETGRITLDTYLRRTVFYRPRAFTIDEFQEFMYSQSQPIEDALEWVRNLAKRDSCHLFTLNNESRELHEYRVRTFRLHEVFRGFLTSCYLGLAKPDDAIYSAALGIAGCSKTRALFIDDRPLNVEAALAAGFQAVLYTGVEPLRAFLKEHGIES; encoded by the coding sequence ATGCACGATAAACCCACGCTCTTTTTCGATGTCGGCGGCGTCTTGTTGACGAACGGTTTTGACACCGCTAGCCGCAAGCTTGCCGCCCAGCAGTTTGGCATCGACTACCAGGAGTTTCAGACTCGTCACGAGATGTCGAAGACCGCCATTGAGACAGGCCGGATCACCCTGGACACCTACCTGCGTCGAACCGTCTTTTACCGCCCCCGAGCCTTCACCATCGACGAATTCCAGGAGTTCATGTACAGCCAATCTCAACCCATCGAAGATGCCCTCGAATGGGTCCGGAACCTGGCAAAACGCGATTCGTGCCACCTGTTCACTCTGAACAACGAATCGCGAGAGCTGCATGAGTACCGCGTCCGCACGTTCCGGCTCCACGAGGTGTTCCGAGGGTTTCTCACCTCGTGTTATCTCGGCCTGGCCAAGCCGGACGATGCGATCTACTCGGCGGCTCTGGGAATCGCAGGGTGCTCGAAGACGCGAGCCCTGTTTATCGACGATCGGCCCTTGAACGTCGAGGCGGCCCTCGCCGCAGGATTCCAGGCGGTCCTGTACACCGGAGTCGAACCTCTCCGAGCATTTCTCAAGGAACACGGCATCGAATCGTGA
- a CDS encoding DUF1501 domain-containing protein: MMRMIPGQFRTCSRRELLRAGSLSWLGLGLSGVLRGQAQGSGSTTSRPIRGVILAFCPGGPSHLETFDPKPDAPLEIRGEFDTIATAIPGVRFGEHLPRLARAVERMTLVRSMRTTSPVHELAVHRLLGGVDEVPPGTGVAASRKDQPHLGAVLAATQAAPQGVPHAVILPTNLTFEGAVFPGQNAGFLGPRFDPWHILGDPTEAGFGPEALELPEGLSIDRLNRRRSLLKTVDEARQGLDRLANSTPMDEFRRQAIAIVTSRTCREAFDLEREDPRARDRYGRTLMGQGLLLGRRLVEAGVPLVQVNLGESNVWDTHEKNFERHRDILCPPFDLAVSALVEDLDARGLSDEVLVIVTGEFGRTPRIGQPIKGGAGAKPDGRDHWPSVFSSLAFGAGVGRGQVLGASDRLASFPTTESFTPADLGATILEALGIDPTIEIHDPLGRPLPINRGRPIPWS, encoded by the coding sequence ATGATGCGGATGATTCCAGGACAATTTCGAACGTGCTCGCGTCGTGAACTGCTGCGAGCCGGGTCGCTTTCGTGGCTGGGCCTGGGCCTCTCGGGAGTGCTCCGGGGTCAGGCGCAGGGTTCGGGATCGACGACGTCTCGACCGATCCGAGGGGTGATTCTCGCGTTTTGCCCCGGTGGCCCGAGCCACCTGGAGACGTTCGACCCGAAGCCCGACGCACCGCTCGAAATCCGGGGCGAGTTCGACACGATCGCCACGGCGATTCCCGGGGTCCGGTTCGGCGAGCACCTGCCTAGGCTCGCTCGGGCGGTGGAGCGGATGACTCTGGTCCGGTCGATGCGGACGACCAGTCCGGTGCATGAACTGGCCGTGCATCGGCTGCTCGGCGGGGTGGACGAGGTTCCTCCGGGGACAGGAGTGGCGGCATCTCGGAAGGATCAGCCCCACCTGGGGGCCGTGCTTGCGGCGACCCAGGCGGCTCCGCAGGGCGTGCCGCATGCGGTGATCCTGCCGACGAACCTGACGTTCGAAGGTGCGGTCTTCCCTGGTCAGAACGCCGGCTTTCTTGGCCCGAGGTTCGACCCGTGGCACATCCTTGGCGATCCGACCGAGGCCGGGTTCGGTCCCGAGGCTTTGGAACTTCCCGAGGGCCTCTCGATCGATCGCCTCAATCGGCGCCGATCGCTGCTGAAGACGGTGGACGAGGCTCGCCAAGGATTGGATCGACTGGCAAACTCGACACCAATGGACGAGTTCCGCCGCCAGGCGATCGCCATCGTCACCTCGCGGACCTGCCGCGAAGCATTCGACCTGGAACGTGAAGACCCTCGTGCCCGCGACCGATACGGCCGGACCCTGATGGGTCAGGGGTTGCTGCTCGGCCGTCGCCTGGTCGAGGCCGGGGTGCCGCTCGTGCAGGTGAACCTGGGAGAGTCGAACGTCTGGGATACGCATGAGAAGAATTTTGAACGTCATCGCGACATCCTCTGCCCTCCGTTTGACCTTGCTGTCTCTGCCCTGGTCGAAGACCTGGATGCGAGGGGTCTGAGCGACGAGGTTCTGGTGATCGTGACCGGCGAGTTTGGCCGCACCCCCCGAATCGGCCAGCCGATCAAAGGGGGGGCTGGTGCTAAACCGGACGGTCGGGACCACTGGCCAAGCGTCTTCAGTTCGCTTGCATTCGGCGCGGGGGTCGGTCGGGGCCAGGTCCTCGGCGCGAGCGATCGGCTCGCCTCGTTCCCGACGACCGAATCGTTTACTCCAGCCGACCTTGGAGCGACAATCCTCGAGGCTCTCGGAATCGACCCGACGATCGAGATCCACGACCCCCTCGGCCGCCCCTTGCCGATCAACCGCGGTCGGCCGATCCCCTGGTCGTGA
- a CDS encoding HD domain-containing protein, with the protein MRPDKYKRRQQAPRADDRLRLQIAQEAARRLYPKIAPEAGSGPLGQASESDYSTAKRQAAAVLGRRIRPGDLPTDHEVREAVVTLARDRAEAEAAGASAFVPEPEPDAEPPRLADHLDRFALYKLRLDPLEMVKQSARSHPEGDALYHSLQVFDLARAERPFDEEFLLAALLHDVGKAIDLSDHVAAGLEALDGAIPDRTRWLIAHHREARAAIDAAPGGRARRVPGIEADEQALEDLLLLGRLDRDGRVPGAPVPTVEEALAYLKGLEDEVYLDE; encoded by the coding sequence ATGCGACCGGACAAGTACAAGCGACGTCAGCAAGCTCCCCGGGCCGACGACCGGCTCCGTCTGCAAATCGCCCAGGAAGCCGCCCGGCGGCTCTATCCCAAGATCGCCCCCGAAGCCGGTTCCGGACCGCTCGGTCAGGCGAGCGAGTCAGACTACTCGACCGCCAAGCGCCAGGCTGCTGCCGTGCTCGGACGGCGGATCCGGCCCGGCGATCTGCCGACGGATCATGAAGTCCGCGAGGCCGTCGTGACCCTGGCCCGAGATCGGGCCGAGGCCGAGGCCGCCGGCGCATCGGCCTTCGTCCCCGAACCGGAACCCGACGCCGAGCCTCCCCGCCTCGCCGATCATCTCGATCGCTTCGCCCTCTACAAGCTGAGGCTCGATCCGCTGGAAATGGTCAAACAAAGTGCCCGTTCCCATCCCGAGGGAGACGCCCTCTACCACAGCCTTCAGGTCTTCGATCTGGCCCGCGCCGAGCGTCCGTTCGACGAAGAATTCCTGCTCGCCGCCTTGCTCCACGATGTCGGGAAGGCGATCGACCTGAGCGATCACGTCGCCGCCGGCCTGGAAGCGCTCGACGGGGCGATCCCCGATCGAACCCGTTGGCTAATCGCCCACCACCGCGAGGCCCGAGCCGCCATCGACGCCGCTCCCGGTGGCCGAGCCCGCCGCGTCCCCGGCATCGAGGCCGACGAACAGGCCCTCGAAGATCTGCTCCTGCTCGGGCGACTCGACCGCGACGGTCGCGTGCCCGGCGCCCCGGTTCCAACCGTTGAGGAAGCCCTCGCTTACCTCAAAGGGCTCGAAGACGAAGTCTATCTCGATGAGTGA
- a CDS encoding cupin domain-containing protein: MPMHIPTPTRIEAAGTQPKLIDEYVGRVNSGTDGVSIAHMRSPSGWAEPGQVPEFDEYTIVLRGMVRVEHLDGTLDVHAGQGVLTRKGEWIRYSTPGEEGAEYIAVCLPAFSPETVHRDPEA, from the coding sequence ATGCCGATGCATATTCCCACGCCGACTCGGATCGAAGCCGCAGGAACTCAGCCGAAGCTCATTGATGAATACGTCGGTCGCGTCAACAGCGGGACTGACGGAGTGAGCATCGCTCACATGCGAAGCCCGAGCGGGTGGGCCGAGCCGGGTCAGGTACCGGAGTTTGACGAGTACACAATCGTGCTGCGCGGGATGGTCCGGGTGGAGCATCTCGACGGAACGCTCGACGTGCACGCCGGGCAAGGCGTCCTGACGCGCAAGGGGGAGTGGATTCGCTACAGCACGCCGGGCGAGGAGGGAGCCGAGTACATCGCCGTCTGTTTGCCGGCCTTTTCGCCCGAGACGGTCCACCGCGACCCGGAGGCATAG